Proteins co-encoded in one Gammaproteobacteria bacterium genomic window:
- a CDS encoding ATPase: MKLTPQAFKARPHKSVTLLGMSGVGKTRVATQLRQGNWFHYSGDYRIGTRYLDEPILDNIKHQAMQIPFLRELLRSDSIYIRNNLSVDNLQPLSSFLGKLGNPDHGGLTLDEFKRRQTLHHHGEIAAMKDVPEFIHKARDIYGYAHFVNDAGGSLCELDDPQVLQVLAEHTLILYIKASKTDEQALIRRAEQNPKPLYYREAFLDEQLAIYLGENNLSYVAQIEPDHFVRWMFPRLFYSRIPRYDAIAKEYGYTVTTDELAQARDEKSFLRLVEHVLERQA; this comes from the coding sequence GTGAAACTTACGCCACAAGCATTCAAAGCTAGGCCCCACAAAAGCGTCACCTTGCTCGGCATGTCCGGTGTCGGCAAGACCCGCGTGGCCACGCAACTGCGCCAAGGCAATTGGTTTCACTACTCGGGCGACTACCGCATCGGCACGCGCTACCTGGACGAGCCAATCCTCGACAACATCAAGCACCAAGCGATGCAGATCCCGTTCCTGCGCGAGCTGCTACGGTCCGACTCTATATATATTCGTAACAACTTGAGCGTCGACAATCTGCAGCCGCTGTCGAGCTTTCTTGGCAAGCTTGGCAACCCAGATCACGGCGGCCTGACGCTCGACGAGTTCAAGCGCCGGCAGACGCTGCATCATCACGGCGAGATCGCGGCGATGAAGGATGTGCCGGAGTTCATCCACAAAGCGCGCGATATCTACGGTTACGCCCATTTCGTCAACGACGCCGGCGGCAGCTTGTGCGAGCTCGACGATCCGCAGGTGCTGCAGGTATTGGCCGAGCACACGCTCATTTTGTACATCAAGGCCAGCAAAACCGACGAACAAGCGTTAATCCGCCGCGCCGAGCAAAACCCGAAACCACTTTATTATCGCGAGGCGTTTTTGGACGAGCAGCTGGCGATTTACTTAGGCGAAAATAATCTTTCCTATGTCGCGCAAATCGAACCGGATCATTTTGTCCGCTGGATGTTCCCGCGCCTGTTTTATTCGCGCATTCCCCGCTACGACGCCATCGCCAAAGAATACGGTTACACCGTGACCACCGACGAACTGGCGCAAGCGCGCGACGAAAAGAGCTTCCTGCGTTTGGTCGAACACGTGTTAGAACGCCAGGCTTAA